In a genomic window of uncultured Sphaerochaeta sp.:
- the pdxA gene encoding 4-hydroxythreonine-4-phosphate dehydrogenase PdxA encodes MKKTVLYLAVPFGDPAGIGPEIILKALRRAALDEQVGVVVIGDKPVFSKVASDLGLAADFDSVVSDDSGLERALAANSRRILYTQNVVDMNHFSYGTISAMCGRAAYLSAETAVRLVGQGYADAIVTPPLHKEALKAARIEHIGYTEILSALSGSASAVTMFDTLGLKIFFHSRHLSLRKACDAVTKESLLNTIETCDAITKNHAAFDQSLSLAVAGLNPHCGEHGLFGDEELTSVEPAIAEARARGIDVVGPIGADSVFYQTRMGKYRAVISLYHDQGHIAAKTLDFHQTISITWNLPFLRTSVDHGTAFDIAGKGLADETGMVRALETAASYELAKRGAE; translated from the coding sequence ATGAAGAAAACTGTTCTCTATCTGGCCGTCCCCTTTGGGGATCCTGCAGGAATCGGACCTGAAATCATACTCAAAGCCCTGCGCCGTGCAGCGCTTGATGAACAGGTCGGCGTAGTGGTGATCGGGGACAAACCGGTCTTTTCCAAGGTGGCGTCCGACCTCGGTCTCGCAGCCGATTTCGATTCGGTGGTCAGCGATGATTCGGGCCTTGAGCGGGCACTTGCAGCAAACAGCCGACGCATCCTCTATACGCAGAATGTGGTGGACATGAACCATTTTTCCTATGGGACCATCAGCGCAATGTGCGGGAGGGCCGCCTACCTCTCGGCAGAGACTGCTGTCCGTCTGGTTGGGCAAGGGTATGCCGATGCAATTGTCACCCCTCCCTTGCACAAGGAGGCACTCAAGGCAGCAAGAATCGAACACATCGGGTATACGGAAATCCTCTCTGCACTGAGCGGTTCAGCTTCGGCTGTGACGATGTTCGACACCCTTGGTCTGAAGATTTTCTTCCATAGCCGTCACCTCTCATTGCGCAAGGCTTGTGATGCCGTGACGAAGGAGAGCCTGCTGAATACGATCGAGACATGTGACGCCATCACCAAGAACCATGCAGCCTTTGACCAAAGCCTCAGTTTGGCAGTAGCGGGGTTGAACCCCCACTGCGGCGAGCACGGCTTGTTCGGGGATGAGGAACTTACCAGCGTGGAGCCGGCCATTGCAGAAGCTCGGGCACGTGGTATTGACGTGGTAGGGCCCATCGGGGCAGACTCGGTCTTCTACCAGACACGGATGGGCAAGTATCGTGCAGTCATCTCCTTGTATCATGACCAGGGGCACATCGCTGCAAAGACACTGGACTTCCATCAGACCATCTCCATCACTTGGAACCTCCCGTTCCTGAGAACCAGTGTCGATCATGGCACCGCGTTCGATATTGCAGGAAAAGGCCTTGCCGATGAGACAGGTATGGTGAGGGCATTGGAAACGGCCGCCTCGTATGAGCTGGCAAAAAGGGGTGCTGAATGA
- a CDS encoding cob(I)yrinic acid a,c-diamide adenosyltransferase, which translates to MQATHDSSLILVYTGDGKGKTCAAMGQVARALGHGARCLVAQFIKQDPQKLDSGEYRSLVKLGVTWKQFGSGFTWEGENDKLNAQLAKQGWEQVKRWISSASYDLIVLDEFTYTLSLGYLDTEEICTWLSDHKAKEGFPHLVITGRDAPSRLIALADMVSELGCIKHHLAKDGRKAQAMIEY; encoded by the coding sequence ATGCAAGCAACTCATGATTCTTCCTTGATCTTGGTGTACACCGGTGATGGAAAGGGAAAAACCTGTGCCGCAATGGGACAGGTGGCAAGAGCTCTTGGCCATGGGGCCCGATGTCTGGTTGCCCAATTCATCAAGCAGGATCCCCAGAAGCTCGACTCGGGCGAGTACCGAAGTCTGGTGAAGCTTGGGGTAACCTGGAAACAGTTCGGCTCTGGGTTTACCTGGGAAGGTGAGAATGACAAGCTCAATGCACAGCTGGCCAAACAGGGCTGGGAACAGGTGAAGCGCTGGATAAGCAGTGCCTCCTATGACCTGATCGTGCTTGATGAGTTCACCTACACCCTCTCATTGGGCTATCTCGATACTGAGGAGATCTGCACTTGGCTCTCCGACCACAAGGCAAAGGAAGGCTTTCCCCATCTGGTCATAACCGGCCGCGATGCCCCTTCCCGGCTCATAGCACTAGCCGACATGGTCAGCGAACTGGGTTGCATCAAGCACCATTTGGCGAAAGATGGCCGCAAAGCGCAGGCAATGATCGAATATTGA
- a CDS encoding CpsB/CapC family capsule biosynthesis tyrosine phosphatase yields the protein MGVCDLHCHLLPEIDDGYVSVEQFSRMLTLYAESGITTIAFTPHIYNPYVTTNVANLRSTYQWAQEVASSLGLVTYLGSELYVGEQDELKSLPIGGRYALVEFGLSLPPPRLFERLEGVLNQGLVPILAHVERYRWLEPKSPLLAQLKQMGCLLQSNVEAVENGDSLPYLKLDLIDVIATDNHGDETLPLRLVQALADWPQVAQRMENLW from the coding sequence ATGGGTGTTTGTGACCTTCACTGTCATCTCCTTCCTGAAATTGATGACGGATATGTTTCTGTTGAACAATTTTCCCGAATGCTCACCCTCTATGCTGAGAGTGGCATCACTACCATCGCTTTCACCCCCCATATCTACAACCCCTATGTGACCACCAATGTTGCAAACCTGAGATCTACGTACCAATGGGCCCAGGAAGTGGCATCTTCCTTGGGCTTGGTGACCTACCTGGGCAGTGAATTGTATGTCGGTGAACAGGATGAGCTGAAGAGCCTTCCCATCGGAGGGCGGTATGCTTTGGTGGAGTTTGGACTCTCCTTGCCTCCTCCCAGGCTCTTTGAACGGCTTGAGGGAGTCCTGAACCAGGGTTTGGTCCCCATTCTGGCCCATGTCGAGCGGTATCGCTGGCTTGAGCCGAAAAGTCCGTTGCTTGCACAGCTGAAACAGATGGGCTGCTTGCTCCAGAGCAACGTGGAAGCTGTGGAGAATGGTGACTCTCTTCCCTATTTGAAACTTGACCTGATTGATGTGATAGCAACTGATAATCATGGCGATGAGACCCTTCCTTTGCGATTGGTGCAAGCCTTGGCCGATTGGCCGCAGGTAGCCCAGCGCATGGAGAATCTTTGGTAA
- a CDS encoding AAA family ATPase, whose product MLLDMTIANFKSVKSAQTISFEAVRDNRFPESKVVEVNDKLKIIKTAAIVGPNGAGKSSFVRALEALKAIVCCSEETENPLQILSGTSFAYSEEKGQPATIIIRVLVERDEETGEPTIAQYTLVADREKVVEESLFHIIGRSKKLMFERLLDEKSLLLDDQTLTYTYRWGKMYRGEKKRLVGKIDEKHCFLGAAAQKGGETTLKLYGWLSDSLHLLPMGVSNISEKYLISQLTEHPEWVQQLINFLWSVDITDIRDIRVKDDRLIFVHTNVTQHYASFFSLESLSLRRLCLMGAAFFESFTKNKTLVIDDFGMLLHPNALCHIVEIFEQSNIGYGSQMLVVDCNPSLLRPGLLRRDGVYFAEKNSESATVYFSLANFKYSRSKDKTQSQYMNGAFGALPILSEFSFVGSKEEN is encoded by the coding sequence ATGCTGCTGGATATGACTATTGCGAACTTCAAGTCCGTGAAGTCGGCTCAGACGATTTCGTTTGAAGCTGTCAGGGACAACCGGTTTCCCGAATCTAAGGTGGTCGAAGTCAACGACAAGCTTAAGATCATCAAGACAGCCGCCATTGTCGGGCCCAACGGAGCGGGAAAAAGTTCGTTTGTACGTGCTCTGGAGGCTCTCAAGGCTATTGTCTGTTGCTCCGAGGAGACAGAAAATCCCTTGCAGATTCTCAGCGGAACGTCTTTTGCGTACTCGGAGGAGAAGGGCCAACCGGCAACCATCATCATCCGGGTGCTGGTTGAGCGCGATGAAGAGACCGGAGAGCCTACCATCGCCCAGTATACGCTGGTAGCCGACAGGGAGAAAGTGGTGGAGGAGTCCCTGTTCCATATCATCGGCAGGTCCAAGAAGCTGATGTTTGAACGCCTCCTTGACGAAAAGAGCCTCTTGCTTGATGACCAGACCCTCACCTATACCTATCGCTGGGGCAAGATGTATCGGGGAGAAAAGAAGCGGTTGGTAGGAAAGATTGATGAGAAGCACTGCTTCCTTGGTGCGGCTGCACAAAAAGGTGGGGAGACTACCCTCAAGCTGTATGGCTGGCTCAGCGATTCACTGCACCTTCTGCCCATGGGCGTTTCGAACATCAGTGAGAAGTATTTGATCAGCCAGCTGACAGAGCACCCTGAATGGGTCCAGCAGCTCATCAACTTCCTTTGGAGCGTGGACATCACCGATATCCGTGACATCCGTGTCAAGGATGACCGTCTTATCTTCGTCCATACCAATGTAACCCAGCACTATGCTTCGTTCTTTTCCTTGGAAAGCTTGAGCCTGAGGCGTCTGTGCCTGATGGGAGCTGCATTCTTTGAGAGCTTCACGAAGAACAAGACCCTGGTCATTGATGACTTCGGCATGCTGTTGCACCCCAATGCTCTGTGTCATATCGTCGAGATCTTCGAGCAGAGCAATATTGGCTACGGTTCCCAGATGTTGGTGGTCGACTGCAACCCCTCATTGCTCAGGCCGGGGCTCCTGAGAAGGGATGGTGTGTATTTTGCTGAAAAGAACAGCGAAAGCGCCACCGTCTATTTCAGTTTGGCTAACTTCAAGTATTCGCGAAGCAAGGACAAGACCCAGAGCCAGTACATGAATGGAGCCTTCGGGGCTCTGCCGATTCTTTCGGAGTTCAGCTTTGTCGGCTCGAAGGAGGAGAACTGA
- a CDS encoding RloB domain-containing protein: MARKRISQQPRQTVLLVTATEAEALYFSQMRKDCRYSNMTVVWERDYKDLEHLILLTSRLRTSGGYNSAWVVFGFSDVQATVQQVKALQVYAEQKKVKLAWNNPSLPLWYLLHLQAPKGFVGDQSMIEAALAKQFPSFSSAASYLLGEGSYLHLRLYSAKSKAAVNAASYSSLVTPKLGLAPTNMVAMLNDITEICGLADLTHNQKQLGLSRKNG, translated from the coding sequence ATGGCACGCAAACGAATTTCACAGCAACCTCGCCAGACCGTTTTGCTGGTGACGGCAACAGAAGCTGAGGCTCTCTACTTCTCCCAAATGCGCAAGGACTGCCGGTATTCGAACATGACGGTGGTTTGGGAGCGTGACTACAAGGATCTGGAGCACCTGATCCTGCTCACCAGCAGATTGCGAACCAGTGGTGGATACAACAGTGCGTGGGTGGTGTTCGGATTTTCAGATGTGCAAGCGACCGTCCAACAGGTGAAGGCTCTTCAAGTCTATGCAGAGCAGAAGAAAGTGAAGCTTGCTTGGAACAACCCATCCCTGCCGTTGTGGTACCTTCTGCACTTGCAGGCCCCGAAGGGCTTTGTGGGTGATCAGTCGATGATTGAAGCTGCACTTGCAAAGCAGTTTCCTTCCTTCTCTTCCGCTGCATCCTATCTGTTGGGCGAGGGGAGTTATCTGCACCTACGTCTCTACAGTGCAAAGTCGAAGGCAGCGGTCAATGCCGCTTCCTACAGCAGTCTGGTTACTCCCAAGCTCGGCTTGGCACCTACCAACATGGTTGCGATGCTCAACGACATCACCGAGATCTGCGGTCTTGCCGATTTGACTCACAACCAGAAACAGCTGGGCTTGAGCAGGAAGAACGGGTAA
- a CDS encoding helix-turn-helix transcriptional regulator → MNGLHLLVYMLAFALGCMTLALAIVYRLANKQRWATYFIVCHASLLGCMMLLALQTMSKVFLSGLAYQIITYSIAAVVIGNLTFLIVFIPYFTTWVIAQPWRQPYKALFFGLAAAYLALGIAREVTNNLVLDQVMLLVFVFVVGFCLSVMLRNLNSIANKTARASAITIIIVSFAMVPAILVALFFPSVKSLLFGIYFLALSITIMVFLFMEFVRLGREGELKPKQLVLEDLEEYHITEREFAVIELISKGLTNKEMATQLGISANTVNNHVANIYSKTKVRSRIDLLNLLKQSW, encoded by the coding sequence GTGAATGGACTCCACTTGCTTGTCTACATGCTGGCTTTCGCGCTTGGTTGCATGACGTTGGCGCTGGCCATTGTCTACCGCCTCGCCAACAAGCAGCGGTGGGCAACCTATTTCATTGTTTGTCATGCATCCCTCTTGGGGTGCATGATGCTTCTTGCCTTGCAGACCATGTCAAAGGTATTCCTTTCCGGATTGGCCTACCAGATCATCACCTACAGCATTGCTGCGGTGGTGATAGGGAATCTCACCTTCCTCATCGTGTTCATACCGTATTTCACCACGTGGGTGATAGCCCAGCCGTGGAGACAACCCTACAAGGCCCTGTTTTTCGGCTTGGCGGCAGCATATCTTGCTCTGGGCATTGCCCGGGAGGTCACCAACAACCTTGTTCTTGACCAGGTGATGTTGCTGGTCTTTGTGTTTGTGGTGGGTTTTTGCCTGTCCGTCATGCTCCGTAATCTCAATTCCATTGCGAACAAAACTGCACGGGCGTCAGCGATCACCATCATCATTGTCAGCTTTGCCATGGTGCCGGCCATTTTGGTGGCACTGTTCTTCCCTTCGGTAAAGAGCCTTTTGTTCGGCATCTATTTCCTTGCTCTTTCCATCACGATCATGGTCTTCCTCTTCATGGAGTTTGTCCGTTTGGGCAGGGAAGGGGAGCTGAAGCCAAAACAGCTTGTGCTGGAGGATTTGGAGGAGTACCATATAACCGAGCGTGAGTTTGCCGTGATTGAATTGATCAGCAAAGGACTTACAAACAAGGAAATGGCAACCCAGCTGGGGATCAGCGCAAACACGGTGAACAACCATGTTGCCAACATATACAGCAAGACGAAGGTACGAAGCCGCATAGATCTTTTGAATCTGCTCAAGCAGAGTTGGTAG
- a CDS encoding alpha/beta fold hydrolase, which produces MQITYMVPAWNAHHYQDKAAVRACARPWAMIHPEPVQKAVLLCHGYTGYPGELIRPGLDLYEKGFDVYCPRYPGHGTSSADFLASKAEDWIGTAYDAYAYLAQRYENVSVVGHSMGGAIATIIADAFASDQLVLLAPALVIPDLPVSTLRFLRFFVKRTKKSWQPDPDYRFYYEGDEGDDAYLGSEYWSYQFPKGLWELERVRRQAVASIDHLAADTLSISGGLDLTIPVEASKLVTDRQKGVNKHLHIEDIGHLMPYDKNLDAQNRAMAAVVSWLEGER; this is translated from the coding sequence ATGCAGATAACCTATATGGTTCCAGCTTGGAATGCACATCATTATCAGGATAAGGCGGCGGTGCGTGCCTGTGCCCGGCCTTGGGCCATGATCCATCCCGAACCGGTCCAGAAGGCAGTGCTTCTCTGCCACGGTTACACCGGCTATCCAGGAGAGCTGATCCGGCCGGGCCTTGATCTGTATGAAAAGGGGTTCGATGTCTATTGCCCCCGCTACCCAGGTCATGGCACCAGCTCTGCCGATTTTCTGGCAAGCAAGGCTGAAGACTGGATCGGTACGGCCTACGATGCCTATGCCTACCTGGCCCAACGCTATGAGAATGTGTCGGTGGTCGGCCACTCGATGGGTGGCGCGATAGCCACCATCATTGCCGATGCATTTGCGAGCGACCAGTTGGTGCTGCTGGCTCCGGCACTTGTCATCCCGGATTTACCGGTGAGTACCTTGCGGTTCCTCAGGTTCTTCGTCAAGCGAACCAAGAAGAGCTGGCAACCGGATCCTGATTATAGGTTCTATTATGAGGGAGATGAGGGTGATGATGCATACCTTGGATCTGAATACTGGTCTTACCAATTTCCGAAGGGCTTGTGGGAGCTTGAGCGTGTCAGAAGGCAGGCGGTAGCTTCTATCGACCATCTTGCTGCCGATACGCTGTCCATCAGCGGGGGGCTGGACCTGACGATTCCCGTCGAGGCTTCCAAACTGGTCACGGATCGCCAGAAGGGTGTGAACAAACATCTTCATATCGAGGATATCGGGCACCTGATGCCCTATGACAAGAATCTGGATGCCCAGAACCGGGCTATGGCGGCCGTTGTTTCTTGGTTGGAAGGGGAGCGCTAG
- a CDS encoding HD domain-containing protein — protein sequence MVLLYRKTKIITTRRSLWATSLCTPVQRGRPSGVLGLTTCPYFDTVHSIESWRNILTPNAFPFIFAGESTFLAKLFRLPVGLFTTFYTSRFLNPIGALHQSSVEYLFLLFSLLSLLMAWSAHRSCTKRYHAEHTILVEDILSHDEFLKLKTFRHHTNHIYDHAQRVSYLSYRISKALGLNFRAAARGGLLHDFFLYDWRERKATDEKRSSHGKEHPYIALRNAQTYFEVDAREEDIITKHMFPKTLQLPRYPESVVVSLSDKISAIYEYLARP from the coding sequence ATGGTACTGTTGTATCGCAAAACAAAGATTATTACAACACGGAGAAGCCTGTGGGCAACATCTCTCTGTACACCTGTCCAAAGGGGAAGGCCGAGTGGGGTCCTTGGGTTGACCACCTGCCCCTATTTCGATACTGTACACTCAATTGAATCTTGGAGGAACATCCTGACACCTAATGCATTCCCGTTCATCTTTGCTGGGGAGAGCACCTTCCTTGCAAAACTATTCAGACTTCCTGTAGGCCTGTTCACAACCTTCTATACATCCCGTTTTCTCAACCCGATCGGAGCCTTGCACCAAAGCTCAGTGGAGTACCTGTTTCTCCTCTTCTCCCTGCTCAGCCTGTTGATGGCTTGGTCTGCTCACCGCTCCTGTACAAAACGCTACCACGCGGAGCACACCATCCTGGTGGAGGACATCCTGTCACATGACGAATTCCTCAAGCTGAAGACCTTCCGTCACCATACCAACCATATTTATGATCATGCCCAACGGGTTTCCTACCTCTCCTATCGCATCAGCAAGGCGCTTGGCCTGAATTTTCGGGCAGCTGCACGGGGAGGCCTTCTGCACGACTTCTTTCTCTACGATTGGCGTGAGCGCAAAGCTACCGATGAAAAACGCTCCTCACACGGCAAGGAACATCCGTACATCGCACTTAGGAATGCCCAGACCTATTTTGAAGTGGATGCACGTGAAGAAGACATCATAACCAAACACATGTTCCCCAAGACACTCCAGCTGCCACGCTACCCCGAAAGTGTTGTGGTAAGCCTCAGTGACAAGATAAGCGCCATATACGAGTACCTGGCTCGGCCCTAG
- the gltX gene encoding glutamate--tRNA ligase, which translates to MEVRVRYAPSPTGLQHIGGVRTALFNYFFARANGGKFILRVEDTDRERYSDESLQDLYDTMRWLGINWDEGPLVGGPYGPYIQSERFDLYKQYAEQLVRDGKAYYCYCSPERLEQMRQQQQESKSEVQGYDRHCRHLSAEERAEYEKQGIKPVIRLKVPTEGKTTFTDVLMGDITRRNRDVSPDPVLLKSDGFPTYHLANVIDDHMMGITHIMRAQEWIPSGPLHILLYEAFGWEPPLYCHLPMVMGKDGQKLSKRHGSTSVRDFREKGYLPEALMNYVSLVGWSYDGQREFFSKEDLEEVFSLEKINKAPGVFDYKKLDWFNGQYIRQKGDDELFALLLPYLVNAGFLTLPLSDDAKQKMASLTAVVKERLKVLGDVVELSRFLFEEPKYEDVSLFAAKGVQLPMAYEALKRAYEVLAKRFAEGTEPHLIEEELTGLAEELGVKVNAIFMPIRVALTGSTVSLPLFDSIGLLGQDKTCARIENALAILKREVL; encoded by the coding sequence ATGGAAGTACGAGTACGCTATGCCCCTTCGCCGACAGGTCTGCAACATATTGGTGGAGTGCGCACTGCCTTGTTCAACTATTTTTTCGCCCGTGCAAACGGAGGAAAATTCATCCTGCGTGTTGAGGACACCGACCGTGAACGGTACAGTGATGAGTCCTTGCAGGATTTGTACGACACCATGCGTTGGCTTGGTATCAACTGGGACGAAGGTCCCTTGGTGGGTGGCCCGTACGGCCCCTATATCCAGAGTGAACGGTTCGACCTGTACAAGCAGTATGCCGAACAGTTGGTCCGTGATGGGAAAGCTTATTACTGCTACTGCAGTCCCGAACGACTGGAACAGATGCGCCAGCAGCAACAGGAGAGCAAGAGCGAGGTGCAAGGCTATGACCGGCACTGTCGCCATCTGAGTGCAGAAGAACGTGCCGAATATGAGAAGCAAGGCATCAAGCCGGTGATTCGTCTCAAGGTCCCTACCGAGGGCAAGACTACGTTCACCGATGTTTTGATGGGGGATATCACCCGACGAAACCGTGATGTCAGCCCAGACCCTGTCCTGCTGAAAAGCGACGGGTTTCCCACCTACCATCTGGCAAACGTCATCGACGATCATATGATGGGCATCACCCATATCATGCGCGCCCAGGAGTGGATTCCCTCAGGGCCGCTTCACATCCTGCTGTATGAAGCGTTCGGTTGGGAGCCTCCTTTGTACTGTCACCTACCCATGGTCATGGGCAAGGACGGACAGAAGCTTTCCAAGCGGCATGGTTCGACTTCGGTCCGGGATTTCCGGGAAAAGGGATATCTCCCCGAAGCCCTGATGAACTATGTGAGCCTGGTGGGTTGGTCCTATGATGGACAGCGGGAGTTCTTCAGCAAGGAAGATCTTGAAGAGGTGTTCAGCCTTGAGAAGATCAACAAGGCTCCCGGTGTGTTCGACTACAAGAAACTCGATTGGTTCAATGGCCAGTACATCCGCCAGAAGGGGGATGATGAGCTTTTTGCTCTCCTGCTGCCGTATCTTGTCAATGCAGGCTTTCTCACCTTGCCGCTTTCTGATGATGCGAAACAGAAGATGGCCAGCCTGACAGCAGTGGTGAAGGAAAGGCTGAAGGTGCTTGGCGATGTGGTTGAGCTCAGCCGTTTCCTGTTTGAGGAACCGAAGTACGAGGATGTCTCTTTGTTCGCTGCCAAGGGTGTGCAGTTGCCTATGGCGTATGAAGCCCTGAAGAGAGCGTACGAAGTGCTTGCGAAGCGATTTGCAGAGGGAACAGAGCCCCATCTGATCGAAGAGGAACTGACGGGCCTTGCCGAGGAGCTCGGGGTGAAGGTGAATGCCATCTTCATGCCGATTCGTGTTGCGCTTACGGGCAGCACCGTCAGTCTCCCCTTGTTTGATTCCATTGGCCTGCTTGGGCAGGACAAGACATGTGCACGCATAGAAAACGCATTGGCTATACTGAAGAGAGAGGTACTGTAA
- a CDS encoding glycine--tRNA ligase → MAEVTMDKIVSLCKRRGFIFQSSEIYGGLNGAYDYGPLGVQLKNNIRDFWWKEMTQIHDGIVGLDASILMHPRVWEASGHVSNFSDPMVDCKQCKSRFRADQIDLNGACPTCGTKDSFTEPRNFNLMFATHIGANADASSTIYLRPETAQGIYVDFKNVVSSSRVKIPFGIAQVGKSFRNEITTKNFIFRSCEFEQMEMQWFCKPGSDESWFSYWREQRMAFYHKMGIKPSSLRWHQHGPDELAFYAKDAYDIQFLFPMGWQELEGVHSRTDYDLTQHQTFSGKEMTYLDPETNERYIPYVVETSAGLTRNVLMALSDAYDEEELEGGDVRTVLHFHPRLAPVEVAVLPLVKKDGIAEFASKLEKDLREDFSTFYDVSGAIGRRYRRMDEIGTPYCVTVDYQTLEDNTVTLRLRDSMEQTRVSISDLVATIKQATKEYKRVER, encoded by the coding sequence ATGGCAGAAGTAACGATGGACAAGATTGTCTCCTTGTGCAAACGGCGTGGGTTTATTTTCCAGTCGAGCGAAATCTATGGAGGCCTGAACGGTGCGTATGATTACGGCCCATTGGGTGTGCAGCTGAAGAACAATATCCGCGATTTCTGGTGGAAGGAGATGACCCAGATCCACGATGGCATCGTGGGCCTCGATGCTTCCATCCTGATGCATCCCCGCGTATGGGAAGCCAGTGGTCACGTCTCCAATTTCAGTGACCCCATGGTCGACTGCAAGCAATGCAAGTCCCGCTTCCGTGCCGACCAGATTGACCTCAACGGTGCCTGTCCGACTTGTGGTACGAAGGACAGCTTCACCGAGCCGAGAAACTTCAATCTGATGTTTGCCACCCACATTGGTGCCAATGCCGATGCCAGTTCGACCATCTATCTCAGGCCTGAGACCGCCCAGGGCATCTACGTGGATTTCAAGAATGTTGTTTCCTCCAGCCGCGTGAAGATTCCTTTTGGCATCGCCCAGGTTGGAAAGTCGTTCCGCAATGAGATCACCACCAAGAATTTCATCTTCCGCTCATGCGAATTTGAGCAGATGGAGATGCAGTGGTTCTGCAAGCCCGGCAGTGATGAGTCCTGGTTCTCCTACTGGAGAGAACAGAGGATGGCGTTCTATCACAAGATGGGCATCAAGCCGAGCAGCCTCAGGTGGCATCAGCATGGGCCGGATGAGCTTGCCTTCTATGCAAAGGATGCGTATGACATCCAATTCCTCTTCCCGATGGGTTGGCAGGAACTGGAAGGAGTACACAGCCGCACCGACTATGATCTGACCCAGCACCAGACCTTCAGCGGCAAGGAGATGACCTATCTCGATCCCGAGACCAACGAGCGGTACATCCCGTATGTGGTGGAGACCTCTGCAGGCCTTACCCGCAATGTCCTGATGGCGCTCAGCGATGCCTATGACGAGGAAGAGCTTGAAGGTGGCGATGTCCGCACCGTACTTCACTTCCATCCCCGTCTTGCCCCTGTTGAGGTGGCTGTCCTGCCTTTGGTGAAGAAGGACGGCATTGCCGAATTCGCTTCCAAGCTGGAAAAGGATCTTCGTGAGGATTTCTCCACCTTCTATGATGTCAGCGGAGCAATCGGCCGCAGATACCGGCGTATGGATGAGATCGGCACCCCGTATTGTGTCACCGTTGACTATCAGACTCTTGAGGACAACACGGTGACCCTGCGCCTGCGCGACAGCATGGAGCAGACCAGGGTTTCGATCTCTGACCTTGTGGCCACCATCAAGCAGGCCACCAAGGAGTACAAGCGGGTGGAGCGGTAG